Proteins encoded within one genomic window of Gemmobacter sp.:
- a CDS encoding DUF2783 domain-containing protein, protein MDLILTPNIADPDGFYARLILAHEGLSDDESAALNARLILVLANQIGDADILKTALETARMKG, encoded by the coding sequence ATGGACCTGATCCTGACCCCGAACATCGCCGATCCCGATGGGTTCTACGCCCGGCTGATTCTGGCCCATGAGGGTCTGAGCGACGACGAAAGCGCGGCCCTGAACGCCCGGCTGATCCTTGTGCTGGCCAATCAGATCGGAGATGCGGACATTCTGAAAACGGCCTTGGAAACCGCCAGAATGAAAGGTTGA
- a CDS encoding FAD-dependent oxidoreductase, with the protein MLNDRYSLAFKLYPYERSSDQDAAQPVRHPVVIVGGGPIGVATALDLGQQGIPVLVLDDHEGIGMGSRAICFAKRTLEIADRYGCGEDMVQKGIVWNLGKVFHEDRKIYEFNLLPEDGHKYPAFINLQQPYFERFMVERVRALQAEGAPIEIRGKNRVDAIEVKDDHVVLDIMTPDGPYRLLADWLIGCDGASSPLRGMLGLDFEGRVFQDSFLIADIRMHNDTFPTERWFWFEPSHGAGASTLLHRQPDDVWRVDFQIGWNVDRKEEMKEANIRRRLDAFLGEGLGYDIIWSSIYTFQCRRMKQFRHGRILFAGDSAHQVSPFGARGANSGMQDVDNLGWKLGLVLKGRAPEQLLDSYDTERVFAADENILNSTRSTDFITPKSKVSHIFRNAVLQLAEQYAFARPLVNSGRLSVPCVYDNGPLNGIDALPGGPARTRPGAPCPDAPLGDSFLLDRLGGSFTLLTIGADAPETVDVDGIAVKRVALSPADDATGALADRYLGQATSAVVLIRPDQHVVARWAAFDEKALRAAVTHACGKE; encoded by the coding sequence GTGCTGAACGATCGCTACAGTCTTGCCTTCAAACTCTACCCCTATGAACGCTCATCCGATCAGGATGCGGCACAACCCGTCCGTCACCCCGTGGTGATCGTCGGCGGCGGCCCGATCGGCGTGGCCACCGCCCTGGATCTGGGCCAGCAGGGCATTCCGGTGCTGGTGCTGGATGACCACGAAGGCATTGGCATGGGCAGCCGCGCCATCTGCTTTGCCAAGCGCACGCTGGAAATCGCCGACCGCTACGGCTGCGGCGAAGATATGGTTCAAAAGGGCATCGTCTGGAATCTGGGCAAGGTCTTCCACGAGGATCGCAAGATCTATGAATTCAACCTGTTGCCCGAAGACGGGCACAAGTACCCCGCATTCATCAACCTGCAACAGCCCTATTTCGAGCGGTTCATGGTCGAACGGGTTCGCGCCCTGCAGGCCGAAGGCGCGCCGATCGAAATCCGTGGCAAGAACCGGGTGGACGCCATCGAGGTCAAGGACGACCACGTCGTTCTGGATATCATGACGCCCGACGGCCCCTATCGCCTTCTGGCCGACTGGCTGATCGGCTGTGACGGTGCGTCCTCGCCGCTGAGGGGCATGCTGGGTCTGGATTTCGAAGGCCGGGTATTCCAGGACAGCTTCCTGATCGCTGACATCCGCATGCACAACGACACTTTCCCGACCGAGCGCTGGTTCTGGTTCGAACCGTCGCATGGCGCGGGTGCCTCGACCCTGCTGCACCGCCAGCCCGATGATGTCTGGCGGGTCGATTTCCAGATCGGCTGGAACGTCGACCGCAAGGAAGAGATGAAAGAGGCCAACATCCGCCGCCGACTGGATGCCTTTCTGGGCGAAGGTCTGGGCTATGACATCATCTGGTCCTCGATCTACACCTTTCAGTGCCGGCGCATGAAGCAGTTCCGCCATGGCCGCATCCTGTTCGCGGGCGATTCCGCGCATCAGGTGTCGCCCTTTGGCGCGCGGGGCGCCAATTCCGGCATGCAGGACGTGGACAACCTGGGCTGGAAGCTGGGTCTGGTGCTGAAGGGTCGGGCGCCCGAACAGCTGCTGGACAGCTATGATACCGAGCGCGTCTTCGCGGCCGACGAAAACATCCTGAACTCGACCCGTTCGACCGATTTCATCACGCCCAAGTCAAAGGTCAGCCATATCTTCCGCAACGCGGTGCTGCAACTGGCCGAGCAATATGCCTTCGCCCGCCCGCTGGTGAACTCGGGCCGGCTGTCGGTGCCCTGCGTCTATGACAATGGCCCGCTGAACGGGATCGATGCGCTGCCGGGCGGTCCGGCCCGCACGCGGCCGGGTGCCCCCTGTCCCGACGCGCCCTTGGGCGACAGCTTTCTGCTGGACCGGCTGGGCGGGTCGTTCACGCTGTTGACCATCGGCGCCGATGCGCCCGAAACGGTGGATGTGGACGGTATCGCGGTGAAACGCGTCGCGCTTTCCCCCGCCGATGACGCGACCGGCGCACTGGCGGACCGCTATCTGGGTCAGGCCACCTCGGCCGTGGTGCTGATCCGCCCCGATCAGCATGTGGTTGCCCGCTGGGCGGCCTTTGATGAAAAGGCGCTGCGCGCCGCCGTGACCCATGCCTGCGGCAAGGAGTAA
- a CDS encoding MBL fold metallo-hydrolase codes for MAKAFASQGDLSEKKISFTQVGEGLYAFTAEGDPNTGVIIGDESVMIVEAQATPRLARKVIECVRNVTDKPISHVVLTHYHAVRVLGASAYGAREIIMSDAAAAMVEERGQEDWDSEFGRFPRLFQGHEEIPGLTRPTTTFSDSMTVYLGKRRVDIMTLGRAHTAGDAVIWVPDQEVMFTGDIVEYHSACYCGDGHFHDWPETLANIAAFEPKAIAPGRGDALVGEDMVTKAIANTADFVRSTYKPVERVVARGGSLKEAWDAVRAACDPKFASYAIYEHCLPFNVARAYDEARGIDTPRIWTAERDRQMWDALQG; via the coding sequence ATGGCCAAGGCTTTTGCCTCGCAGGGCGATCTGAGCGAAAAGAAGATCAGCTTCACCCAGGTCGGTGAGGGCCTTTATGCCTTCACCGCCGAGGGCGACCCCAACACCGGCGTCATCATCGGCGACGAAAGCGTGATGATCGTCGAGGCGCAGGCGACCCCGCGCCTGGCCCGCAAGGTCATCGAATGCGTCCGCAACGTGACCGACAAGCCGATCAGCCATGTCGTGCTGACGCATTACCACGCGGTCCGCGTTCTGGGCGCCAGCGCCTATGGCGCAAGGGAAATCATCATGTCCGACGCTGCCGCCGCCATGGTGGAAGAACGCGGGCAAGAAGACTGGGATAGCGAGTTCGGCCGTTTCCCCCGCCTCTTTCAGGGACATGAGGAAATTCCCGGCCTGACCCGTCCGACCACCACCTTCTCGGACAGCATGACCGTCTATCTAGGTAAGCGCCGGGTCGACATCATGACCCTCGGCCGCGCCCATACTGCGGGCGACGCGGTGATATGGGTGCCGGATCAGGAAGTCATGTTCACCGGCGACATCGTGGAATACCACTCGGCCTGCTATTGCGGCGACGGGCATTTCCACGACTGGCCCGAAACGCTGGCCAATATCGCCGCGTTTGAGCCCAAGGCCATCGCGCCCGGCCGGGGCGACGCGCTGGTCGGCGAAGACATGGTGACCAAGGCCATCGCCAATACCGCCGATTTCGTACGTTCGACCTACAAGCCGGTCGAGCGGGTCGTGGCCCGCGGCGGCAGCCTGAAAGAGGCGTGGGATGCGGTGCGCGCGGCCTGCGACCCCAAGTTCGCCAGCTATGCGATCTACGAACACTGCCTGCCCTTCAACGTCGCCCGCGCCTATGACGAGGCTCGTGGCATTGACACGCCCCGCATCTGGACCGCCGAGCGCGACCGCCAGATGTGGGACGCGCTGCAAGGCTGA
- the fahA gene encoding fumarylacetoacetase encodes MTLNQSWVESAQANACDFPIQNLPYGVFDDGTGARMGVAIGHFVLDVGRIDHGLDPVLFAEPAWNAVMAAGPEAWARLRARLTTLLSDRAHRAAVEPHLVPMSGVRLLMPFEVTEYTDFYAGRHHAFNVGTMFRGAENALPPNWLSIPIGYNGRASSVVVSGTPVTRPWGQVKGPDEALPRFAPSARFDLELEMGAIVGQPSRGMVSVAKADEMIFGYVLLNDWSARDIQAWEYQPLGPFQAKATATTISPWIVTKAALEPFRVPTPDRERPLLPYLREPGPMLYDIGLEVALAPDGKEETIISRTSYREMYYSAAQQLAHHTSSGCSMRVGDLLGSGTISGPDKEGRGSLLELGWGGKEPLTLKTGETRSFLQDGDRLTLRGVAQGNGYRIGFGDCTGQILPAIELPDWAME; translated from the coding sequence ATGACCCTCAACCAAAGCTGGGTGGAAAGTGCGCAGGCCAACGCTTGCGACTTTCCGATCCAGAACCTGCCCTATGGCGTCTTTGACGATGGCACCGGCGCGCGGATGGGCGTGGCCATTGGCCACTTCGTGCTGGATGTCGGCCGGATCGACCATGGGCTTGATCCCGTGCTGTTCGCCGAACCGGCGTGGAATGCGGTCATGGCGGCCGGACCCGAAGCCTGGGCGCGCCTTCGCGCACGCCTGACGACGCTGTTGTCGGACAGGGCGCATCGCGCGGCGGTCGAGCCGCATCTGGTGCCGATGTCGGGCGTGCGACTGCTGATGCCGTTCGAAGTGACGGAATACACCGACTTCTATGCCGGCCGGCACCATGCCTTCAACGTCGGCACCATGTTCCGTGGCGCCGAAAACGCGCTGCCGCCGAACTGGTTGTCCATTCCCATCGGCTACAATGGCCGGGCGTCGTCGGTCGTGGTCTCGGGCACGCCGGTCACGCGGCCCTGGGGGCAGGTGAAGGGCCCGGACGAGGCGCTGCCGCGATTCGCGCCCTCGGCCCGTTTCGATCTGGAACTGGAGATGGGCGCCATCGTCGGCCAGCCGTCGCGGGGCATGGTCTCGGTGGCCAAGGCCGACGAGATGATCTTTGGCTATGTCCTGCTGAACGACTGGTCGGCGCGCGACATCCAGGCATGGGAATACCAGCCCCTCGGTCCGTTCCAGGCCAAGGCGACCGCGACCACCATCAGCCCCTGGATCGTGACCAAGGCCGCGCTGGAGCCCTTCCGGGTGCCCACCCCAGACCGCGAACGTCCGCTTCTGCCCTATCTGCGCGAACCGGGGCCGATGCTGTATGACATCGGGCTTGAAGTTGCGCTGGCGCCGGACGGCAAGGAAGAAACCATCATCAGCCGCACCAGCTATCGCGAGATGTATTACTCGGCCGCGCAGCAGCTGGCGCATCACACCTCCTCGGGCTGTTCAATGCGTGTGGGCGATCTGCTGGGGTCGGGCACGATCTCGGGGCCGGACAAGGAAGGTCGCGGCTCTCTGCTGGAACTCGGCTGGGGCGGCAAGGAACCCCTGACGCTGAAGACCGGCGAGACCCGCAGCTTCCTTCAGGACGGCGACCGGCTCACGCTGCGTGGCGTGGCACAGGGGAACGGCTATCGCATCGGATTTGGGGACTGCACCGGGCAGATCCTGCCCGCCATCGAACTGCCCGACTGGGCAATGGAATAA
- the hmgA gene encoding homogentisate 1,2-dioxygenase produces the protein MAKFELPGGMVRSGIVTGTHHGYMPGFGNDFETEALPGALPQGQNSPQKCEYGLYAEQLSGTAFTAPRGQNERTWCYRIRPSVHHTGRFAPINVPYWKTAPNILPHDPNRQNIMSLGQYRWDPIPVPEQALTWITGMRTITTAGDVNIQVGMASHVYLVTESMQDEYFFSADSELLIVPQEGRLRFCTELGIIDLEPKEIAIIPRGLVYRVEVLEGPCRGFVCENYGQKFDLPGRGPIGANCLANPRDFKCPVAAFEDKEIRSRVVIKWCGQFHETWINHSPLDVVAWHGNYCAYKYDLRTYSPVGAILFDHPDPSIFTVLTAPSGQEGTANIDFVLFRERWLVAEHSFRPPWYHKNIMSELMGNIYGQYDAKPQGFAPGGISLHNCMLPHGPDRNAFEGASNSDLKPEKLDNTMSFMFETRFPQHLTEFAAKEAPMQEDYIEVWDQLEKKFDGKPGVK, from the coding sequence ATGGCGAAATTCGAGCTTCCCGGCGGGATGGTCCGCTCGGGCATCGTGACGGGTACGCATCACGGCTACATGCCTGGCTTCGGCAATGACTTTGAAACCGAAGCGCTTCCCGGCGCCTTGCCGCAGGGCCAGAACAGCCCGCAGAAATGCGAATACGGTCTTTATGCCGAACAGCTTTCGGGAACCGCCTTCACCGCGCCGCGCGGGCAGAACGAGCGGACCTGGTGCTATCGCATCCGGCCCTCGGTGCATCATACCGGGCGCTTTGCGCCGATCAACGTGCCATACTGGAAGACCGCGCCGAACATCCTGCCGCACGATCCGAACCGGCAGAACATCATGAGCCTTGGCCAATATCGCTGGGATCCGATTCCGGTGCCGGAACAGGCGCTGACCTGGATCACCGGGATGCGCACCATCACCACGGCGGGCGACGTGAACATTCAGGTCGGCATGGCGAGCCATGTCTACCTGGTCACCGAGTCGATGCAGGACGAATATTTCTTTTCGGCCGACAGCGAGCTGTTGATTGTTCCGCAAGAGGGGCGCCTGCGCTTTTGCACCGAACTGGGGATCATCGACCTTGAGCCGAAGGAAATCGCCATCATCCCGCGCGGGCTTGTCTACCGGGTCGAGGTGCTGGAAGGGCCGTGCCGCGGATTTGTCTGCGAAAACTATGGCCAGAAGTTCGACCTGCCGGGCCGTGGCCCGATCGGCGCCAACTGCCTTGCGAACCCGCGCGACTTCAAGTGCCCCGTCGCGGCCTTCGAGGACAAGGAAATCCGCTCGCGCGTCGTCATCAAGTGGTGCGGCCAGTTCCATGAGACCTGGATCAACCATTCGCCGCTGGACGTGGTGGCGTGGCATGGCAACTACTGCGCCTACAAATACGACCTGCGCACCTATTCGCCGGTCGGCGCGATCCTGTTCGACCATCCCGACCCGTCGATCTTTACCGTGCTGACGGCACCCTCGGGCCAGGAAGGCACCGCCAACATCGACTTCGTGCTGTTCCGCGAGCGCTGGCTGGTGGCCGAACATTCGTTCCGCCCGCCGTGGTATCACAAGAACATCATGTCGGAGCTGATGGGCAACATCTACGGCCAGTACGATGCCAAGCCGCAGGGCTTTGCCCCTGGCGGGATCAGCCTGCACAATTGCATGCTGCCCCACGGGCCCGACCGCAACGCTTTCGAGGGTGCGTCGAATTCCGACCTGAAGCCAGAGAAGCTGGACAACACCATGTCCTTCATGTTCGAGACCCGGTTTCCGCAGCACTTGACCGAATTCGCCGCGAAAGAGGCGCCGATGCAGGAAGACTACATCGAGGTCTGGGACCAGTTGGAGAAAAAGTTCGACGGCAAGCCCGGCGTGAAATGA
- a CDS encoding MarR family winged helix-turn-helix transcriptional regulator, with protein sequence MKSGDDAFDLDAFTPYRLAVAAKRTSEELASQYRARFGISIPEWRVLVHLDNAGGDISVRDIEACVALEKYEISRTTSRLEERGLLVKEASTTDRRLVRLALTEEGQALMRDLLPLARAYQQKIEQRLGTAFAGLEDALTKLLRDDE encoded by the coding sequence GTGAAATCTGGCGATGATGCGTTCGATCTTGACGCGTTCACTCCCTATCGGCTGGCCGTGGCTGCCAAGCGCACCAGCGAAGAGCTGGCGAGCCAATACCGCGCGCGCTTCGGTATCTCGATTCCCGAATGGCGGGTTCTGGTTCATCTGGACAATGCAGGCGGGGACATATCTGTCCGCGACATCGAGGCGTGTGTCGCGCTTGAGAAATACGAGATCAGCCGCACCACATCGCGCCTGGAGGAACGCGGGCTTCTGGTAAAGGAAGCAAGCACCACCGACCGCAGGCTGGTGCGCCTTGCGCTGACGGAAGAAGGACAGGCCCTGATGCGTGATCTTCTGCCGCTGGCGCGCGCCTATCAGCAAAAGATCGAGCAACGGCTTGGCACCGCTTTCGCCGGGCTGGAGGACGCGTTGACGAAACTGCTGAGGGACGACGAATGA
- the maiA gene encoding maleylacetoacetate isomerase produces MIRLYDYWRSSASYRVRIALGLAGLDWQTVPVDLLAGEQRSPDHLARNPQGFVPALEIDGRCLTQSLAIVEYLNETHDMALLPNDPHARAQVRATALAIAADIHPVCNLGPARHAVAQSNGGITMEGWMQHFIAPGLAAVEAMVEDGSFCHGKGVTLADICLMPQLYNTHRWGVDMQPLPKLRRIEAHLAGLPAFQAAHPDRVKP; encoded by the coding sequence ATGATTCGGCTGTATGATTACTGGCGATCTTCGGCCAGCTACCGGGTACGCATCGCGCTTGGGCTGGCCGGGCTGGACTGGCAGACGGTGCCGGTGGACCTGCTTGCTGGCGAGCAGAGGTCGCCTGACCATCTTGCCCGCAATCCGCAGGGGTTCGTTCCAGCGCTGGAGATCGACGGGCGCTGCCTGACCCAGTCGCTGGCCATCGTGGAATATCTGAATGAAACGCACGACATGGCGCTGTTGCCGAACGATCCTCATGCAAGGGCCCAAGTGCGGGCGACCGCGCTGGCCATTGCTGCCGACATCCATCCGGTCTGCAACTTGGGGCCGGCGCGCCATGCGGTGGCGCAGTCGAACGGTGGCATCACCATGGAAGGCTGGATGCAGCACTTCATCGCCCCCGGGCTGGCCGCGGTCGAGGCGATGGTCGAGGACGGCAGTTTCTGTCATGGCAAGGGCGTGACGCTGGCCGACATCTGCCTGATGCCGCAGCTTTACAACACGCATCGCTGGGGGGTGGACATGCAGCCCCTGCCGAAGCTGCGCCGGATCGAGGCGCACCTTGCGGGTCTTCCGGCCTTTCAGGCGGCACATCCAGATCGCGTCAAACCCTGA
- a CDS encoding TRAP transporter small permease encodes MNRFTEIVGRGLVGLAELSVVAMLILVVADVVSRAVFNISIPGIDTIVASYLMVAVSFLPLALLHLLEENIAVDFLRNMVPDAMKDIFDIIAHLLAVAYYGLGAWIFYLVAVEAFHIREYVTGTWDVPIWPARILMPLGLLVGGLAALAMLFRALRALFTGAKPSAHDSTGAF; translated from the coding sequence GTGAACCGGTTCACGGAAATCGTCGGTCGCGGCCTCGTGGGGCTGGCCGAACTGAGCGTTGTCGCGATGCTGATACTTGTGGTCGCCGACGTCGTCTCACGCGCCGTATTCAACATATCGATACCGGGGATCGACACGATCGTCGCGTCTTACCTGATGGTTGCCGTGAGCTTCCTGCCGCTGGCGCTTTTGCACCTTCTGGAAGAAAACATCGCCGTCGATTTCCTGCGAAACATGGTGCCTGACGCCATGAAGGACATTTTCGACATCATAGCGCATCTTCTGGCAGTGGCCTACTATGGGCTTGGCGCCTGGATTTTCTATCTGGTCGCGGTCGAAGCCTTTCACATCCGCGAATACGTCACCGGCACGTGGGACGTGCCGATCTGGCCCGCGCGCATCCTGATGCCGCTTGGCCTGCTGGTCGGCGGCCTGGCTGCATTGGCCATGCTGTTCCGGGCGCTGCGTGCGCTCTTCACCGGCGCCAAGCCATCGGCACACGACTCGACAGGAGCGTTCTGA
- a CDS encoding TRAP transporter large permease subunit has translation MGPNEIIGAISVGVVLLFVVLRVPIGIAMGVASFGGIAAAVSPKAAMGILKAVPFEVVGDWNLSAIPMFLLMGYIAASSNLTKNLFQSARITMGWAPGGLASATVVSAALFASASGSSVATAAAFARTAVPEMLRAKYQPELATGAVAAAGTLGALIPPSVLMIVFGLTMSQSINSLFIAGLIPGILSAVMFIAYITIRVILNPSLAPRETHVFTPEERSAAFRDVWPLPAIILCVIGGIFVGLFTPTEAGAVGAALTMLLAILRRSFTMEGFRDALRRTALGTAGIFIIVMGASLFQRLLGLTGMTNVFAELVGTYIHTQLGLIIAISVLYLIMGCFLEPVSIMLLTLPVLTPVLAAYDVNLIWFAVITVKLLEMGMVTPPMGLNIFVVKGAMGEEVSLGQVFRGAAGFLLADFVTLGLIIAFPLLSLWLPGVSQ, from the coding sequence ATGGGTCCGAATGAGATTATCGGGGCGATCAGCGTCGGTGTCGTCCTGCTGTTCGTGGTGCTGCGCGTTCCGATCGGTATCGCGATGGGGGTTGCCTCTTTCGGCGGAATCGCGGCTGCAGTCAGCCCCAAAGCCGCGATGGGCATACTGAAGGCCGTGCCGTTCGAGGTGGTGGGCGACTGGAACCTGTCGGCCATCCCGATGTTCCTGCTTATGGGCTATATCGCTGCTTCGTCGAACCTGACGAAGAACCTGTTCCAATCGGCCCGTATCACGATGGGTTGGGCACCGGGTGGGCTGGCCTCGGCCACGGTGGTGTCGGCCGCGCTGTTCGCATCCGCCAGCGGGTCCAGCGTAGCGACGGCCGCAGCCTTTGCCCGCACCGCCGTGCCCGAGATGCTGAGGGCGAAATACCAGCCCGAACTGGCGACCGGCGCGGTCGCCGCTGCCGGCACGCTGGGCGCGCTGATCCCGCCTTCCGTGCTGATGATCGTTTTCGGCCTGACCATGTCGCAGTCGATCAACAGCTTGTTCATCGCCGGGCTGATCCCCGGGATCCTGTCCGCCGTCATGTTCATCGCGTATATCACCATCCGCGTGATTCTGAACCCGTCCCTGGCCCCGCGCGAAACCCATGTTTTCACGCCCGAAGAACGCAGCGCCGCCTTCCGCGACGTCTGGCCTCTTCCCGCCATCATCCTCTGCGTGATCGGTGGCATCTTTGTGGGCCTCTTCACGCCGACCGAGGCGGGCGCTGTCGGGGCCGCACTGACAATGCTGCTGGCCATCCTGCGCCGGTCCTTCACGATGGAAGGCTTCCGCGACGCGTTGCGCCGCACTGCGCTTGGCACTGCGGGCATCTTCATCATTGTCATGGGCGCCTCGCTGTTCCAGCGTCTGCTTGGGCTGACCGGCATGACCAACGTCTTTGCCGAACTGGTGGGCACCTACATCCACACGCAGCTTGGCCTGATCATCGCAATCTCGGTCCTGTATCTGATCATGGGCTGCTTCCTTGAGCCGGTGTCGATCATGCTGCTGACGCTGCCGGTGCTAACCCCGGTGCTGGCGGCCTATGACGTCAATCTGATCTGGTTCGCGGTGATCACCGTCAAACTGCTGGAAATGGGGATGGTAACCCCGCCTATGGGCCTGAACATCTTTGTCGTGAAGGGCGCCATGGGCGAAGAGGTGTCGCTGGGTCAGGTGTTCCGTGGCGCCGCGGGCTTCTTGTTGGCCGATTTCGTGACGCTGGGCTTGATCATCGCCTTCCCGTTGCTTTCGCTGTGGCTTCCCGGCGTCAGCCAGTAA
- a CDS encoding C4-dicarboxylate TRAP transporter substrate-binding protein yields MSMTFKALCASSLLALCLGASPAAADKFTASQWLPPTYAQSIHAYKNMFDRLRERTGGAVDVETFYGASLLPAKTTITGVREGVADIGMIYPAYTPAELPVQVFLNNVNFSSTDSLASALAFTEMGFTDPQMVKEFDTYNVVFGGAYVTPPYLFLCNTEAKSAAQASGKRYRTAGSAFTGLTEALGGTAVSVPIGDAYSGMQRGSIDCIMADPTNLTTASFNEVVKNITTVPMGGSTGDLWVVRKDSWAKISEGNRKIMVDEMIRAMVLVHDEWARQSAASFADAEKRGIVVSEPDKDLSDVVAGFKSKFFTDLVANSKDVKNPQELMDKYIALQAKWHDLLKDVDRSDNDAVIKIAQDELYTKINLATYGMK; encoded by the coding sequence ATGAGCATGACTTTCAAGGCGCTCTGTGCATCGTCGCTGCTTGCCTTGTGCCTGGGCGCGAGTCCGGCTGCCGCCGACAAGTTCACTGCAAGCCAGTGGCTTCCGCCGACCTACGCCCAGTCGATCCATGCCTACAAGAACATGTTCGACCGGCTGCGGGAACGGACAGGCGGCGCGGTTGACGTCGAGACCTTCTACGGCGCATCGCTTCTGCCCGCAAAGACCACCATTACCGGGGTTCGGGAAGGCGTGGCCGACATCGGCATGATCTATCCCGCCTATACCCCGGCGGAACTGCCGGTTCAGGTGTTTCTGAACAACGTCAACTTCTCCTCGACCGACTCGCTGGCCTCGGCCCTTGCCTTCACCGAAATGGGGTTTACCGACCCGCAGATGGTCAAGGAATTTGACACCTACAATGTGGTGTTCGGCGGCGCTTATGTGACCCCGCCCTACCTGTTCCTGTGCAATACCGAGGCCAAGTCGGCGGCACAGGCCTCGGGCAAGCGTTACCGCACCGCCGGCTCGGCCTTTACCGGCCTGACCGAGGCCTTGGGCGGCACTGCCGTTTCGGTTCCGATCGGCGATGCCTACAGCGGCATGCAGCGCGGCTCTATCGACTGCATCATGGCCGACCCGACCAACCTGACCACCGCGTCGTTCAACGAAGTGGTCAAGAACATCACCACGGTTCCGATGGGCGGTTCGACGGGCGACCTTTGGGTTGTCCGCAAGGACAGCTGGGCAAAGATCAGCGAAGGCAACCGCAAGATCATGGTTGACGAGATGATCCGCGCGATGGTGCTGGTGCACGATGAATGGGCAAGACAATCGGCCGCCTCCTTTGCCGACGCCGAGAAGCGCGGCATCGTGGTGTCCGAGCCCGACAAGGATCTGTCCGATGTGGTAGCCGGCTTCAAGAGCAAGTTCTTCACCGATCTGGTCGCAAACTCCAAAGATGTGAAGAACCCGCAGGAGCTGATGGACAAGTATATCGCACTTCAGGCGAAGTGGCATGACCTGCTGAAAGATGTTGATCGCAGCGACAACGACGCGGTGATCAAGATCGCTCAGGACGAACTTTACACCAAGATCAACCTGGCCACCTACGGCATGAAGTGA
- a CDS encoding SDR family NAD(P)-dependent oxidoreductase → MVQEKTAMGDVMEAPGLSDLLKGEVAVVTGAAMGNGEAIARGFARSGARVVLSDMNAEALAATVASLRSKGADVIGVTGNVASYADCERLAPKARAAFGDVSILINNAGICRRVPAEDDDFIGSVEAQLTVNGLGSVHMVKALLDQLKATRGRVVNIGSIASFVATTGGIGYGMSKGAVLLMDSVAQIGC, encoded by the coding sequence ATGGTGCAGGAGAAAACGGCCATGGGTGATGTCATGGAAGCCCCAGGGCTTTCCGATCTGTTGAAAGGCGAGGTGGCCGTCGTCACCGGCGCGGCCATGGGCAATGGCGAAGCGATCGCTCGCGGATTTGCGCGCAGCGGGGCCCGTGTGGTCCTGTCCGACATGAATGCCGAGGCGCTCGCCGCAACCGTAGCAAGCCTGCGCTCCAAAGGGGCTGACGTGATCGGCGTTACCGGCAACGTCGCCAGCTATGCCGACTGCGAGCGTCTGGCGCCCAAGGCGCGCGCAGCATTTGGCGATGTCTCGATCCTGATCAACAATGCCGGCATCTGCCGCCGGGTTCCGGCCGAGGATGACGACTTCATCGGATCTGTCGAGGCTCAGCTGACCGTCAACGGGCTTGGGTCTGTCCATATGGTCAAGGCGCTCCTGGACCAGCTGAAGGCAACCCGCGGCCGCGTGGTGAACATTGGCTCTATCGCCAGCTTCGTCGCTACGACCGGGGGAATTGGCTATGGCATGTCGAAAGGCGCCGTGCTTCTGATGGACTCTGTTGCACAAATCGGCTGCTGA